The nucleotide sequence GATTTTACGAATCCGTTGCCATCGTCGATGAGGGAATTGTCCGGATCGATCACGACATATCATATTGCAGAAAGTTTTATGGACATGTAGCTCATCGGACTAGTCGAGATGAGTGCCACCCACCTCGCCGCCGACGTGAGCGAGCGCGACCGACCGAACATCGACGTGCCCGAGACGCTCCGATCCGCGGAATCGAAACTCGTCTACGTGTTCCTCGCTGCCACCGACGGGGCGACGGTCGAAGAACTGCACGAAGCCCTAGACCTCCGGAAGATCACGCTCTTTCCGGTGTTGGACACGCTGGCCGAGCGGGACGCGATCAACCGCGACGGCGCACGGTACGTCCCGGCGGCGTAACGGCGTCGGCGGGGCTCCCGGCGGACTCGGCGTCGGGGCGGTCGATCCGCTCGTGGTGGCGGATCGGTTACCGTGGCAGGAATCGACCGTGAGAATCGGTGCCCGTGGCCAGCGGGCAGGTGATGTGGCATATCGCGAACCCAGGGTGAACGCCCACCGGGAGCGGATGGGCGTGTCGGCCATGGACGAGCTGATGGGTAGCATTCCCAGTCCGATCACCCTGAAGACTGACCGGCTCGTGTGGCGTTGACGATGCGGCGAGACCAGATCGTCGAATCGGTCACCAATCGCCCCTATTTGTTCGTATGTTCGATCACCTCTCGCATCAGGGTGCACGCATCGTTAGTATAAATGCGTTTGTTTGCATTTCCTTTGACTCATTTATCTGTATAATGAGGGGCGGGACGTCGCCGGTCAGGCGGACTCGATGGCCGCGGCCACCTCGGCTCGTTCGTCGTCGTCCAGCTCCGGACGCTCGTCGATCAGGGCGTGGATCGGGCGGCCGCCGTCGTCGGCGAACCGCGGGACG is from Haloplanus salinarum and encodes:
- a CDS encoding TrmB family transcriptional regulator; this encodes MSATHLAADVSERDRPNIDVPETLRSAESKLVYVFLAATDGATVEELHEALDLRKITLFPVLDTLAERDAINRDGARYVPAA